From Erigeron canadensis isolate Cc75 chromosome 8, C_canadensis_v1, whole genome shotgun sequence, one genomic window encodes:
- the LOC122580581 gene encoding uncharacterized protein LOC122580581, with translation MAAVTNTATQQPPETAIVAAVKAVDKRYEGLVMVRTKAIKGKGAWYWAHLEPVLARNPETGSPKAVKLRCCLCQSLFSASNPSRTASEHLKRGTCPNFTTADSSPNPISSTLSPPPHNHRKRSRSAAAFKVDNTSNNTTTYSVAPITMIEPPRFSVDVSCPTRPDPGVHHHVTSMLSGGKQDLGALAMLEDSVNKLKSPKSSPGQVLTKAQIDSALDLLASWVFENCGSVSFSSLEHPKFKNFLNQVGLPAPRDLAGERLDFKYREAKNESEARIREAMFFQVSSDGWKSKHERKLVNVSVNLPNGISVFRRGVFTSGGYVFSKYAEDVLWETIGDICGSNNLQQCVGIVSDRFRSKALRNLENQHHWMVNLSCQFQGVNKLIQDFCKELPLFHHVIDNCYKVATFVNTKSQIRHSFLKYQLQEYGRAVLLRVPFFGGVHGIGRVDLEPVFDMVEDVLSSARALQLVFLDESYKIVSTEDLVGKEIEAMMRSHFWNELEAVHSLVGLIRGMAQEIEKEKPRIGQCLPLWEELRVKIKEWCGKFHINDNHVEKVFDTRFKRNYHPAWAAAFILDPFYLIRDTSGKYLPPFKCLTSEQEKDVDKLITRLVSHEEAHIALMELMKWRTEGLDSVYAQAVQLKQRDPITGKMKIANPQSSRLVWETYLTDFKSLRKVAVRLIFLHATSCGFKWNPSLFKWAQSRNGIDKAQKLIFIAAHSKLERRDFSNDEERDAGFFSLASREDDVLNDVLFDTSSL, from the coding sequence atggctGCCGTAACAAACACAGCCACCCAACAACCACCGGAAACAGCCATTGTGGCGGCGGTGAAAGCAGTTGATAAACGCTACGAAGGATTGGTAATGGTACGGACGAAAGCAATAAAAGGTAAAGGTGCTTGGTATTGGGCTCATCTTGAACCGGTTTTGGCCCGTAACCCGGAAACCGGTTCACCGAAAGCCGTAAAACTTCGTTGTTGTTTATGTCAATCCCTATTCTCGGCATCGAATCCATCGAGAACGGCTTCCGAGCATCTCAAAAGAGGTACTTGTCCTAACTTTACTACTGCCGATTCCAGTCCTAACCCCATTTCCTCTACTCTTTCTCCGCCGCCGCACAACCACCGCAAACGGAGCCGCAGTGCTGCTGCTTTTAAGGTcgataatacgagtaataatactACTACTTATTCTGTTGCTCCTATTACCATGATTGAACCTCCTAGATTCTCTGTTGATGTTTCTTgcccgacccgacccgacccaGGCGTTCATCACCATGTGACGAGCATGTTATCTGGTGGCAAACAAGATTTAGGGGCTTTAGCTATGTTAGAAGACAGCGTCAACAAGTTAAAAAGCCCCAAATCATCGCCGGGTCAAGTACTAACCAAGGCCCAGATTGACTCAGCATTGGATTTGTTAGCAAGTTGGGTGTTTGAAAATTGTGGGTCGGTTTCTTTTTCTAGTTTGGAGCATCCAAAGTTCAAGAACTTCTTGAACCAAGTCGGGTTGCCCGCGCCCCGAGACCTGGCCGGAGAAAGACTAGATTTCAAGTACCGAGAGGCCAAAAACGAGTCGGAAGCTCGAATTCGGGAAGCCATGTTCTTCCAGGTATCCTCAGATGGATGGAAATCCAAGCATGAAAGAAAACTGGTGAATGTAAGTGTGAATTTACCGAATGGGATTAGTGTATTCAGAAGAGGGGTTTTTACAAGTGGTGGTTATGTTTTTTCCAAGTATGCCGAGGATGTTTTATGGGAAACAATCGGGGACATTTGTGGTAGCAACAATCTTCAACAATGTGTCGGTATAGTTTCCGATAGGTTCAGGAGTAAAGCTTTAAGGAATCTTGAAAACCAACATCATTGGATGGTCAACCTTTCTTGCCAGTTTCAGGGGGTTAATAAGTTGATTCAAGATTTCTGTAAAGAATTACCTTTGTTTCATCATGTGATTGATAATTGTTATAAAGTTGCAACCTTCGTGAATACCAAGTCTCAAATTAGACATTCTTTCCTCAAATATCAACTGCAAGAGTACGGCCGAGCTGTACTGTTGCGGGTACCCTTTTTTGGTGGGGTTCACGGGATTGGGAGGGTTGACTTGGAGCCAGTGTTCGATATGGTGGAAGATGTATTAAGCTCGGCGAGAGCATTGCAACTGGTCTTTCTTGACGAGAGCTACAAGATTGTTTCAACGGAGGATCTAGTTGGGAAAGAGATTGAAGCAATGATGAGGTCTCACTTTTGGAATGAATTAGAAGCCGTTCATTCATTGGTTGGATTGATCAGAGGAATGGCTCAAgagattgagaaagaaaagCCACGAATCGGGCAATGTTTGCCACTTTGGGAGGAGCTTAGAGTGAAAATCAAGGAATGGTGTGGGAAATTTCATATTAATGACAATCATGTAGAAAAAGTTTTTGATACAAGATTTAAGAGAAACTATCACCCTGCGTGGGCAGCCGCGTTCATTCTTGATCCTTTTTACTTGATTCGCGACACAAGTGGAAAGTACTTGCCGCCATTCAAATGCTTGACTTCTGAGCAAGAAAAAGATGTTGACAAGCTTATAACGAGGCTAGTTTCACACGAAGAAGCGCACATTGCGTTAATGGAGCTTATGAAATGGAGGACAGAAGGTCTTGACTCCGTGTACGCACAAGCAGTTCAATTGAAACAAAGGGACCCCATAACCGGTAAAATGAAAATAGCTAACCCGCAAAGTAGCAGACTGGTTTGGGAAACTTATCTAACAGATTTCAAATCTCTGAGGAAAGTGGCAGTGAGAttgatctttcttcatgccacTTCATGTGGGTTCAAGTGGAACCCATCTTTATTCAAATGGGCTCAATCAAGAAACGGGATCGATAAGGCACAAAAGTTGATATTCATTGCTGCCCATTCAAAACTTGAGAGACGAGATTTCTCTAATGATGAAGAAAGAGATGCAGGATTTTTCTCGTTGGCTAGTCGAGAGGATGATGTGCTGAATGATGTTTTGTTTGATACATCCTCATTATGA
- the LOC122610031 gene encoding SNARE-interacting protein KEULE-like, giving the protein MSMSDCSDTSSQGGGGDYRYLRQITRDRLLYEMLRSAKRPDSKSNWKVLIMDKVTVKIMSCSCKMADITDEGVSLVEDINKRRQPLPTMDAVYYIQPTKENVVMLLSDMAGRTPLYRDAYVFFSSSVPKELVNYIKKEQSLKSRLRAMKEMNLEYFAVDSQCFITDNTMALEELYGNEEMSRKGDECLNVMANRIATVFASLLEFPYVRYRAAKSLDPTTMTTIRDLIPTKLAAAVWNCLMKYKALKNFNFPQTETCELLILDRSIDPIAPIIHEWTYDAMCHDLLNMDGNKYVHEVASKTGGLPEKKEVLLEDHDPVWLELRHSHIADASERLHDKMTSFVSKNKAAQMHGSRGGGELSTRDLQKMVQALPQYSEQIDKLSLHVDIAARINKIIRESGLKEAGQLEQDLVFGDAGTKEVINFLRTKPDAPRENKLRLLMIYAATHPEKFESDKLAKLMELARLPHDDMNAVYNMRFLEGSADAKKSSIGAFSLKFDVHKKKHGLRKDRAGEESTWQLSRFYPMIEELVEKLIKNELPKNDYPCMNDPSPTFHGRSQSESAKMVEPPPAHSMRSRRPATWARPRDSEDGYSSDSILRHASSDFKKMGRRVFVFIVGGATRSELRVCHKLTTKLKREVVLGSTCLDDPPQFITKLKLLTANELSLDDLEI; this is encoded by the exons GTACTGATCATGGACAAAGTGACTGTTAAAATTATGTCATGCTCATGCAAGATGGCAGATATCACTGATGAAGGAGTTTCAT TGGTGGAAGACATAAACAAGAGAAGACAGCCTTTGCCTACTATGGATGCAGTGTATTATATCCAGccaacaaaagaaaa TGTTGTAATGCTCTTGTCTGACATGGCTGGAAGAACACCTCTTTATAGAGA TGCCTATGTCTTTTTCAGTTCATCAGTTCCAAAAGAGTTGGTCAATTACATCAAAAAGGAGCAAAGTTTAAAATCTCGTTTACGTGCTATGAAAGAG ATGAACTTGGAGTACTTCGCCGTTGATAGCCAG TGTTTTATAACTGATAACACAATGGCTTTGGAAGAACTTTATGGGAACGAGGAAATGTCCCGAAAAGGAGACGAATGTTTGAATGTGATGGCCAACCGGATTGCTACCGTCTTTGCTTCATTATTG GAGTTTCCCTATGTACGTTACCGTGCTGCAAAATCCCTTGATCCTACCACAATGACTACAATTCGTGATTTGATCCCTACAAAGCTCGCTGCAGCGGTTTGGAATTGTCTTATGAAGTATAAAGCTCTAAAAAACTTCAATTTCCCTCAGACAGAAACGTGCGAGTTGCTCATTCTGGATAGATCAATAGACCCG atCGCTCCTATCATTCACGAATGGACATATGATGCCATGTGCCATGATTTACTTAATATGGATGGAAATAAGTATGTTCATGAG GTTGCAAGCAAAACAGGTGGCCTTCCAGAAAAGAAAGAGGTCCTACTGGAAGATCATGATCCTGTATGGCTAGAGCTCCGCCATTCACATATTGCAGAT GCTAGTGAACGGTTGCATGACAAGATGACGAGCTTTGTCTCAAAGAATAAAGCTGCACAGATGCATGGTTCAAG AGGTGGTGGTGAGCTGTCTACTCGAGACTTGCAAAAGATGGTTCAAGCATTGCCACAATATAGTGAACAGATCGACAAACTATCCCTTCATGTTGAT ATTGCTGCGAGGATTAACAAAATTATTAGAGAGTCAGGGCTTAAAGAAGCGGGGCAACTAGAACAGGACCTTGTGTTTGGAGATGCAGGAACTAAGGAGGTCATCAACTTCCTTAGAACAAAACCG GATGCTCCACGTGAAAATAAATTGCGATTATTAATGATATATGCTGCAACTCATCCAGAGAAGTTTGAAAGTGACAAACTTGCAAAGTTAATGGAG TTAGCAAGACTTCCGCATGATGATATGAATGCTGTGTACAATATGAGATTTCTTGAGGGATCAGCAGATGCTAAAAAGAGCTCAATTGGGGCCTTCTCTTTAAAGTTTGATGTGCACAAG AAGAAGCATGGCTTAAGAAAAGATCGTGCTGGTGAAGAATCGACATGGCAGTTATCACGGTTTTATCCTATGATTGAG GAACTAGTTGAAAAACTCATTAAAAATGAATTACCAAAGAATGATTACCCTTGTATGAATGATCCAAGTCCCACCTTTCATGGGAGGTCACAGTCTGAGTCAGCAAAGATGGTTGAACCTCCACCTGCTCATTCAATGAGATCAAGGCGACCAGCAACATGGGCCAGGCCTAGAGATTCTGAAGATGGGTATTCAAG TGATTCCATTCTAAGGCATGCATCTAGTGATTTTAAAAAGATGGGTCGACGGGTTTTTGTGTTTATTGTTGGTGGAGCAACTAGATCAGAG TTGCGGGTTTGTCACAAGTTGACAACTAAATTGAAGAGAGAAGTTGTTCTAGGTTCAACATGTCTTGACGATCCTCCACAGTTTATTACG AAACTGAAGCTGCTTACTGCAAATGAACTATCATTGGATGATCTTGAAATTTAG